The genomic interval GGCATTATGAGGGAGGAATTCATGCAAGGGAGCATCCAACAGGCGAATGGTGACTTCGCGATCGCCCATAGCCTTAAAGATGCCGTAAAAATCCTCTGCCTGCATCTTCTGCAGTTTTTTCAGAACCTTGCTCCGTTCCTGGGGAGATTCGGAAAGAATCATCTCTCGGAAAACGTTGATACGCTTTTCATTGAAGAACATGTGTTCGGTCCGGCACAAACCGATGCCTTCGGCTCCGAAGCGCAAAGCCAGTTCCGCGTCGCGAGGACTATCCGCATTCGCGCGGACATGGAATTCCTGGATAAAGCTTCTGGTCAGGGCTATAAAGTCCAGGAGGCCGGAGGTATGGGGATCGGGCTCGATAAGCACCGCTTTTCCCAGGAAAACCGTTGATTCTCCGTAATACGGAACATTGAGGGTGATATAGTCGCCCTCGTTGATGGTTAACCCGTCGAGAACGGCTTTATTGCCTCTGATGTGCATGTCGGGGCGGACCAGGGAAATCTTGCCGTATTGACGCGCGACGACGGATGCGTGCGCGGAATAGCCGCCTTCGTTGGAAAGCACGCCGGTTGCGACCTCGATCGCCTTAACGTCGCCTGCGTAGGTCGCCGGCATGATAAGTATGCATCGAGTATCCTCGCCGTTCTGCCGGGCAACCCGCTGAGCGTCGATCAAGGAGTCGGCGGAGAAGTACACGCGTCCTACGGCCGCGCCGGGAGCTCCGGCAATGCCGCCCACCGACTTTTTCAGGTCTTTTGTGCTCAGAAGATCGATGACCGGATGCAGGATTTCGTTGAGCTGACCGGGCTTTACGGTCTGAACGACATAGGCGTCGTCCACGATTTTGCGTTTATTGAGATCGAGCAAAAGCTGTATCAGGGAAATGGTGCTCTTTGCTTCGACCGATTTCTGCTCGATCAGCCAGAGCTTGCCGCTTTCGATGGTGAAACGGACCTGTCTGATGTCGCGGCTGTCGTCCTCGAGCATCCATGCAATTTGCTGAAGCTTTTTGAGGCTAGCCGCGTCGATGAGATTGATGTCCTTTCCGACTGCGTTGATGTCGTCGAATTTTTCTTCGAAAAATTTACCCTGAAGCACTTTTTCTCCGGTCACAATGTTGCGGCTGAAGAAAGAACCCGAACAGGAACCCTTTCCATAGTTGCCGTACACCATCGGCTGGACAAGCAAGGCCGTATCGTCGTCGTTCTGCTCGTCGAGCGAAAGAAGAAGACTGATTTCCTTCAAAGCGAGTTCGAGCTGCTGTTCGGGAGAATCGAAAAATCCTGAAGGGAGGAGCGGAGAGTATTTCTCCATTATTTCTACGCCGGAAAGAGACACTTTTCCCGACTTGAGAATTGAGCCTACTTCCGCCATAGCTTTATCCATTGCGGAAACCGTATCGGCTTTTTCCTGAAGCTCGGCCGATTGACGGATGATCGCCAGGATTCCCCTCAGAAGAAACAGCACTTCATGGGCGGCAAAGTTGCTTCCCACCCATTTTTCAAACCCGCCTATCGTTGTCCGGGCTAATCCGAAGTTATGAAGGGTCGGATAATTGGCGATGGCCAGGTTGGGGGAAATTACGATTTTAACCAGCAACGGGTTCTGCGTATCGCCGAATTGCTTTCCGACGAGATCGCTGCAGCGTTTCAGATGCGGGGCCGCGGCCTTGAAGACCGGTTCGCCCTTTAAAAGATGAGCGACCGAGGCGTCGAATATGAAGCCGGGAAGAATCGGCAACCCTAATTCTGCGAATTCATTTGCCTGACGGCCTCGAATACCCAATAGTTTCGGGTCGATTTTCTTGTTGACGGTTTCTTTTTGACTAAAGAAATGAACAGATTTTGGACTTATCATTCCGGTTTCTCCTAGAAAAGATTCATTACGGTGTCTGGGGATCCCTTCAGGAAGGCCTCAAACTGGGGGCTCGCGCCCTGACGGAAGTAACGGGACAATTTTGCCAAATCCTGGATATTTTCCCCTGCTACGCAAAATTGTATACAGCTGCCGTGCTTCACCTTGCCCCATTTGAAGAGGGTGTTGATGTCCACGATGCGTTCGCCGTCGTAATAAATGAATACCTGCAGGCCGGGATACCTGGCGTTGTAACTGCGGATAATCCGCTTCCAGGCTTCCACGTTTCCGTTATGGAAAAGCTCGTTGGACACGACCACAGAAACAAGGGGAGACATTTTCGACTGTCCGGGCATTGCGGGAGCAGCCGGAGCGGGACGCGCAGTCGCGGCAGCGGAAGAAGCGGCGGGGCCTGTTTGCATGACAGCCGCCGTAACAGCCTGCACAGGAGCTCTTCCTTTCGAAGGCGAAACGGTTTTGCCTGCTTTCTTAACCGGCTTTTGTGCCGCGGGCTTTTTCGGAGCCGAGAACGAGAAGGGGCCTGATAATAAAGAAGCGCTTACTTTGACTTTCTTTCCTTCGATCAGCGACATGAGAGCGGGAAGAGCTTCAGCGGCGCTTTTTTTCGCGGCATCGTTTCCCTGGGGAACGCCCGCGTAGAGGACAACCAGTTCGTTTTTTCTGAAAC from Teretinema zuelzerae carries:
- a CDS encoding putative PEP-binding protein, which gives rise to MISPKSVHFFSQKETVNKKIDPKLLGIRGRQANEFAELGLPILPGFIFDASVAHLLKGEPVFKAAAPHLKRCSDLVGKQFGDTQNPLLVKIVISPNLAIANYPTLHNFGLARTTIGGFEKWVGSNFAAHEVLFLLRGILAIIRQSAELQEKADTVSAMDKAMAEVGSILKSGKVSLSGVEIMEKYSPLLPSGFFDSPEQQLELALKEISLLLSLDEQNDDDTALLVQPMVYGNYGKGSCSGSFFSRNIVTGEKVLQGKFFEEKFDDINAVGKDINLIDAASLKKLQQIAWMLEDDSRDIRQVRFTIESGKLWLIEQKSVEAKSTISLIQLLLDLNKRKIVDDAYVVQTVKPGQLNEILHPVIDLLSTKDLKKSVGGIAGAPGAAVGRVYFSADSLIDAQRVARQNGEDTRCILIMPATYAGDVKAIEVATGVLSNEGGYSAHASVVARQYGKISLVRPDMHIRGNKAVLDGLTINEGDYITLNVPYYGESTVFLGKAVLIEPDPHTSGLLDFIALTRSFIQEFHVRANADSPRDAELALRFGAEGIGLCRTEHMFFNEKRINVFREMILSESPQERSKVLKKLQKMQAEDFYGIFKAMGDREVTIRLLDAPLHEFLPHNAAELDGFIAYLKGKTGAKISRTEIQEKINALSEINPMLGHRGCRIAISFPEIYEMQVRAIFEAAWALQKEKVSVRPEIMVPIVMNFRELKQIVYGKKIEGHAYQGIVSIEESMREELKAKSLDYRIGTMIELPAAALSAGEIARYAQFFSFGTNDLTQTTLGLSRDDFNSFMPDYTMYDLIDGNPFAVLDPRVRELIELAVRRGTAARPDLSKGLCGEHGARPENIRFCMEAGLDYVSCSSYSVPIALLSIAQIELENAEKEGRKLVQKKIIPVIESKTQTKASSAKATASAKKSAAKTSDAAAKPAAAKAKPVAEKANPLAAKKSAAKKGDAAAKPAAAKAKSVAEKAKPAAVKKPAAKKGDAAAKPAAAKAKPVAEKAKPAAAKKPAAKTSDAAAKPAAAKAKPVAEKAKPAAAKKPAVKKSDAATKSAAAKAKPAAAKKEAPAKKIDGKKGPVKK